The proteins below are encoded in one region of Methanosarcina barkeri 3:
- a CDS encoding glycosyltransferase family 4 protein — protein MKIAFVYDAVYPWVKGGAEMRIHELGKRLSARGHEVHIFGVKWWEGEDTFEYEGMTLHGVCKARNLYVNGRRSISEAIIFAMKLFPALRKENFDLIDVSVFPYFSCFTVKAVSIFEKVPSVFTWHEVWDDYWYEYLGRAGIFGLLVEKAVSKLSRNNIAVSKWTKDRLEGLGVPEERITVISNGIDLKNISGIEPNWGKNPMSLECKAYDLIFAGRLIREKNVDLLIKAVAFLKADFPYLRCCIVGDGPEKLALVELAKKTGVYENIEFAGFQEYGTLIGKIKASKMLVLPSSREGFGMVVIEAFACGIPVVTVRAKYNAAQGLVENGVDGFVVELDEREIAKAVIKVIGNTSRSKKASEAALRKADNYDWEEIITNVQLMFEACIK, from the coding sequence ATGAAAATCGCTTTTGTGTACGATGCTGTTTATCCATGGGTCAAGGGCGGTGCGGAAATGCGCATCCATGAACTGGGAAAGCGTCTCTCAGCCAGGGGACATGAAGTACACATTTTTGGGGTCAAGTGGTGGGAAGGAGAAGATACCTTTGAATATGAAGGTATGACCCTTCACGGTGTCTGTAAAGCTCGAAACCTGTATGTCAATGGTAGACGCTCGATTTCCGAGGCAATAATCTTCGCTATGAAGTTGTTCCCTGCGCTAAGGAAAGAAAACTTTGACCTTATAGATGTGAGTGTCTTTCCCTATTTTTCCTGTTTTACCGTAAAAGCTGTCTCAATCTTCGAAAAAGTACCTTCAGTATTTACCTGGCACGAGGTATGGGATGACTACTGGTATGAATATTTAGGGAGGGCAGGGATTTTTGGACTGCTAGTTGAGAAGGCAGTCTCCAAGCTATCAAGGAATAATATTGCGGTCTCGAAGTGGACAAAGGATAGACTTGAGGGACTCGGTGTGCCTGAAGAAAGAATCACGGTTATCTCTAACGGTATCGATCTTAAAAATATCTCCGGGATTGAGCCCAACTGGGGAAAGAACCCTATGAGTCTTGAATGTAAAGCTTATGATCTCATTTTTGCAGGCCGTCTTATAAGGGAAAAAAATGTTGACCTGCTGATTAAAGCTGTAGCTTTTCTTAAAGCCGATTTTCCATATCTCAGGTGCTGTATTGTTGGGGACGGACCTGAAAAGTTAGCACTGGTGGAACTAGCAAAGAAAACCGGAGTTTACGAAAATATCGAGTTTGCAGGCTTTCAGGAGTATGGGACATTAATCGGAAAGATCAAGGCTTCAAAGATGCTTGTACTGCCTTCAAGCCGTGAAGGGTTCGGAATGGTAGTTATCGAGGCGTTTGCCTGCGGAATACCTGTGGTGACGGTCAGAGCAAAGTATAATGCCGCACAGGGACTTGTTGAAAATGGAGTTGACGGGTTTGTTGTAGAACTTGATGAGAGGGAGATTGCAAAAGCCGTGATAAAAGTAATTGGGAATACTTCAAGAAGTAAAAAAGCTTCGGAAGCCGCATTGCGGAAAGCTGACAACTATGACTGGGAAGAAATAATTACAAATGTTCAGTTAATGTTTGAAGCATGTATAAAGTAA